In a single window of the Streptacidiphilus sp. P02-A3a genome:
- a CDS encoding RraA family protein: MNNASGFQDIPPTTLADVLGREQVMDIGIRPLWPSAERVAGPAFTVRCPPGDNLMLHAAIYRAEPGSVIVVQAGDVDYAVAGGNVCAVAQRRGIAAFVVDGVIRDLAEVRAMGFPVFARGVIPIPGVKAAVRPLNGLVRCGGVNVSAGDIVVADEEGIVVTPAARREQVLLDARTRLAKEAEESLDDWERAHRAKVDGILSQNGFEG, from the coding sequence ATGAACAACGCCAGCGGCTTCCAGGACATCCCGCCGACCACTCTCGCCGATGTCCTCGGGCGCGAGCAGGTCATGGACATCGGTATCCGCCCGCTGTGGCCGTCGGCCGAGCGGGTCGCCGGTCCGGCGTTCACCGTGCGCTGCCCGCCGGGTGACAACCTCATGCTGCACGCCGCCATCTACCGGGCCGAGCCCGGCTCGGTCATCGTGGTGCAGGCGGGGGACGTGGACTACGCCGTCGCCGGCGGGAACGTCTGCGCTGTGGCCCAGCGGCGCGGGATCGCGGCGTTCGTGGTGGACGGCGTGATCCGCGACCTCGCCGAGGTGCGCGCGATGGGCTTCCCGGTGTTCGCCCGGGGTGTCATCCCGATCCCGGGGGTCAAGGCCGCGGTGCGGCCGCTCAACGGCCTGGTGCGCTGCGGCGGGGTGAACGTGAGCGCCGGGGACATCGTGGTGGCCGACGAGGAGGGCATCGTGGTCACCCCGGCGGCTCGGCGGGAGCAGGTGCTGCTCGACGCCCGGACGCGGCTGGCCAAGGAGGCCGAGGAGTCCCTGGACGACTGGGAGCGGGCGCACCGGGCCAAGGTTGACGGCATCCTCAGCCAGAACGGCTTCGAGGGCTGA
- a CDS encoding GntR family transcriptional regulator, protein MAPEPPDGLDRPGLEHPPSLREQVTQALRAALVTGELSPGVVYSAPLLAAEFGVSATPVREAMLDLVKEGLVETVRNKGFRILGITEQDLDDVTEVRALIEIPATVEVARRAGAEELEALRELAREVVDAARDGDLSEFAEADRRFHLGLLALTGNPRLVDTVGELRKRSRLFGLSALSERGLLLASAQEHEQLLELMLARDLEGTCRLLRSHLGHIRSAWAARSPEDCPPEDCPEQGPGR, encoded by the coding sequence GTGGCTCCCGAGCCCCCTGACGGTCTGGACCGGCCCGGTCTGGAGCACCCCCCGAGCCTGCGGGAGCAGGTTACCCAGGCCCTGCGAGCCGCCCTGGTCACCGGCGAGCTCAGCCCCGGCGTGGTGTACTCCGCGCCGCTGCTGGCCGCGGAGTTCGGGGTGTCCGCGACGCCGGTGCGCGAGGCGATGCTCGACCTGGTCAAGGAGGGCCTGGTCGAGACGGTGCGTAACAAGGGATTTCGGATCCTCGGGATCACCGAACAGGATCTGGACGACGTCACCGAGGTCCGGGCGCTGATCGAGATCCCGGCGACGGTCGAGGTCGCCCGCCGTGCCGGGGCCGAGGAGTTGGAGGCGCTGCGGGAGCTGGCGCGCGAGGTGGTCGACGCGGCCCGGGACGGTGACCTGAGCGAGTTCGCCGAGGCCGACCGCCGCTTCCACCTCGGCTTGCTGGCGCTCACCGGCAACCCGAGGCTGGTGGACACCGTCGGCGAACTGCGCAAGCGCTCGCGGCTGTTCGGGCTGTCGGCGCTGTCCGAGCGCGGGCTGCTGCTGGCCTCGGCGCAGGAGCACGAGCAACTGCTGGAACTGATGCTGGCCCGGGATCTGGAAGGCACCTGCCGCCTGCTGCGGTCGCACCTCGGCCACATCCGTTCGGCCTGGGCGGCCCGCTCGCCCGAGGACTGCCCCCCGGAGGACTGTCCGGAGCAGGGGCCGGGCCGCTGA
- a CDS encoding transcriptional regulator, which produces MSSDYAKQLGGKLRAIRTQQGLSLHGVEEKSQGRWKAVVVGSYERGDRAVTVQRLAELADFYGVPVQELLPGSTPGGAAEPPPRLVLDLERLSQVPSEKAGPLQRYAATIQSQRGDYNGKVLSIRQDDLRTLAVIYDQPASLLIDQLINWGVLDADARRAVRDDDAV; this is translated from the coding sequence TTGTCCAGCGACTACGCGAAGCAGCTTGGTGGCAAGCTGCGTGCGATCCGCACCCAGCAGGGGCTCTCCCTGCACGGCGTCGAGGAGAAATCCCAGGGCCGCTGGAAGGCTGTCGTGGTCGGCTCCTACGAGCGCGGCGACCGCGCCGTGACCGTGCAGCGTCTGGCCGAACTGGCCGACTTCTACGGCGTCCCCGTGCAGGAACTGCTGCCCGGCAGCACCCCGGGCGGGGCGGCCGAGCCGCCGCCGCGACTGGTGCTCGACCTGGAGCGGCTCTCGCAGGTGCCCTCCGAGAAGGCCGGTCCGCTACAGCGCTACGCGGCGACCATCCAGAGCCAGCGCGGCGACTACAACGGCAAGGTGCTGTCGATCCGCCAGGACGACCTGCGCACCCTGGCCGTGATCTACGACCAGCCCGCCTCCCTGCTGATCGACCAGCTGATCAACTGGGGCGTCCTGGACGCGGACGCGCGCCGCGCGGTGCGCGACGACGACGCGGTCTGA
- the pyrR gene encoding bifunctional pyr operon transcriptional regulator/uracil phosphoribosyltransferase PyrR — translation MTTHNVRNSGAAGNGPQKQRQVLDEGDIARSLTRIAHEIVERAKGAEDVVLLGIPTRGILLARRLHARLAEITGQSIPCGTLDITMYRDDLRLKPARALEHTEIPPGGLDGKLVVLVDDVLFSGRTIRAALDALGDLGRPRAVQLAVLVDRGHRELPIRADYVGKNLPTSLREAVKVKLVETDGLDAVLLGDREDDNGREPQRQTGDSDKNPGSAK, via the coding sequence ATGACCACACACAACGTACGTAACAGCGGTGCCGCGGGCAACGGCCCGCAGAAGCAGCGCCAGGTGCTCGACGAGGGTGACATCGCCCGCTCGTTGACCCGCATCGCCCACGAGATCGTGGAGCGCGCCAAGGGAGCCGAGGACGTCGTCCTGCTCGGCATCCCCACCCGGGGCATCCTGCTCGCCCGCCGGCTGCACGCCAGGCTCGCCGAGATCACCGGCCAGAGCATCCCCTGCGGAACGCTCGACATCACCATGTACCGGGACGACCTGCGGCTGAAGCCCGCCCGGGCGCTGGAGCACACCGAGATCCCGCCGGGCGGCCTGGACGGCAAGCTGGTCGTGCTGGTCGACGACGTGCTGTTCTCCGGCCGCACCATCCGCGCCGCCCTGGACGCCCTCGGCGACCTCGGCCGCCCGCGCGCCGTGCAGCTCGCGGTGCTGGTCGACCGTGGCCACCGGGAGCTGCCGATCCGCGCCGACTACGTCGGCAAGAACCTCCCCACCTCGCTGCGCGAGGCGGTCAAGGTGAAGCTGGTCGAGACGGACGGGCTGGACGCGGTCCTGCTGGGCGACCGCGAGGACGACAACGGCCGGGAGCCCCAGCGGCAGACCGGTGACAGTGACAAGAACCCCGGGAGCGCCAAGTGA
- a CDS encoding aspartate carbamoyltransferase catalytic subunit has translation MKRHLTSTADLTRDDALLILDTAEEMAQVSTRAVKKLPTLRGRTVVNLFFEDSTRTRTSFEVAEKRLSADVINFSAKGSSVSKGESLKDTALTLQAMGADAVVIRHGASGAPARLAQSDWLHGSVVNAGDGTHEHPTQALLDAFTMRRHFSPGGSRGRDLEGRRITIVGDVLHSRVARSNVRLLHTLGAQVTLVAPPTLMPFGVDSWPCETSYDLDAALPKSDAVMMLRVQRERMNAAFFPTQREYSRRYGLDAARAAILPEHAIVMHPGPMVRGMEISSEIADSARSTIVEQVANGVSVRMAVLYLLLGGSEPALSPVASTTTTTTPAGTTEEHAK, from the coding sequence GTGAAGCGACACCTCACCAGCACCGCCGACCTCACCCGGGACGACGCGCTGCTGATCCTGGACACCGCCGAGGAGATGGCCCAGGTCTCCACCCGGGCGGTGAAGAAGCTGCCGACGCTGCGCGGCCGGACCGTGGTCAACCTCTTCTTCGAGGACTCGACCCGCACCCGCACCTCCTTCGAGGTGGCCGAGAAGCGGCTGTCGGCGGACGTCATCAACTTCTCCGCCAAGGGCTCCTCGGTCTCCAAGGGCGAGTCGCTGAAGGACACCGCGCTGACGCTGCAGGCCATGGGCGCCGACGCGGTCGTGATCCGGCACGGCGCCTCCGGCGCGCCCGCGCGGCTGGCCCAGTCCGACTGGCTGCACGGCAGCGTGGTCAACGCCGGGGACGGCACCCACGAGCACCCCACCCAGGCGCTGCTGGACGCCTTCACCATGCGCCGCCACTTCAGCCCCGGCGGCAGCCGGGGCCGGGACCTGGAGGGGCGCCGGATCACCATCGTCGGCGACGTGCTGCACAGCCGGGTCGCCCGCTCCAACGTCCGGCTGCTGCACACCCTCGGCGCGCAGGTCACGCTGGTGGCCCCGCCGACGCTGATGCCCTTCGGCGTCGACAGCTGGCCCTGCGAGACCTCCTACGACCTGGACGCCGCGCTGCCCAAGAGCGACGCGGTGATGATGCTGCGGGTGCAGCGCGAGCGGATGAACGCCGCCTTCTTCCCCACCCAGCGCGAGTACTCCCGCCGCTACGGGCTGGACGCCGCCCGGGCCGCGATACTGCCCGAGCACGCCATCGTGATGCACCCGGGCCCGATGGTGCGCGGCATGGAGATCTCCTCGGAGATCGCCGACTCGGCCCGCTCCACCATCGTCGAGCAGGTCGCCAACGGGGTGAGCGTCCGGATGGCCGTCCTGTACCTGCTGCTGGGCGGATCCGAGCCGGCGCTCAGCCCGGTGGCCTCCACCACCACGACCACCACGCCCGCAGGCACCACCGAGGAGCACGCCAAGTGA
- a CDS encoding dihydroorotase, with product MTSYLIKNARVLGGEPQDLRLKDGLIAEIGTGLPTAQGETVIDAEGLIALPGLVDLHTHLREPGREDAETVLTGTRAAAKGGFTAVHAMANTFPVADTAGVVEQVWRLGRESGYCDVQPVGAVTVGLGGKQLAELGAMADSAASVRVFSDDGKCVDDAVIMRRALEYVKAFGGVIAQHAQEPRLTEGAQMNEGTVSGELGLAGWPAVAEESIIARDVLLAAHVGSRLHVCHLSTAGSVEIIRWAKSKGWDVTAEVTPHHLLLTDELVRSYDPVYKVNPPLRTEADVLALREALADGTIDAVATDHAPHPSEDKDCEWTAAAMGMVGLETALSVVQRTMVDTGLMTWADVAERMSYRPAAIGGLAGHGRPVSVDEPANLVLVDPAYRGTVNPDAFATRSRNTPYLGLELPGRVVATFLRGRPTVLDGELV from the coding sequence GTGACCAGCTACCTGATCAAGAACGCGCGCGTCCTCGGCGGGGAGCCGCAGGACCTGCGGCTGAAGGACGGCCTGATCGCCGAGATCGGCACCGGGCTGCCGACCGCGCAGGGCGAGACCGTGATCGACGCCGAGGGCCTGATCGCCCTGCCCGGCCTGGTCGACCTGCACACCCACCTGCGTGAGCCCGGCCGCGAGGACGCCGAGACCGTGCTCACCGGCACCCGCGCGGCGGCCAAGGGCGGCTTCACTGCGGTCCACGCCATGGCCAACACCTTCCCGGTCGCCGACACCGCCGGGGTGGTCGAGCAGGTCTGGCGGCTCGGCCGCGAGTCCGGCTACTGCGACGTGCAGCCGGTCGGCGCGGTCACCGTCGGCCTCGGCGGCAAGCAGCTGGCCGAGCTCGGCGCGATGGCCGACTCCGCCGCCTCCGTCCGGGTCTTCTCCGACGACGGCAAGTGCGTGGACGACGCCGTGATCATGCGCCGGGCGCTGGAGTACGTGAAGGCCTTCGGCGGCGTCATCGCCCAGCACGCGCAGGAGCCCCGGCTGACCGAGGGCGCGCAGATGAACGAGGGCACGGTCTCCGGCGAGCTCGGCCTGGCCGGCTGGCCCGCGGTGGCCGAGGAGTCGATCATCGCCCGGGACGTGCTGCTGGCCGCCCACGTCGGCTCCCGGCTGCACGTCTGCCACCTGTCCACGGCCGGTTCGGTGGAGATCATCCGCTGGGCCAAGTCCAAGGGCTGGGACGTCACCGCCGAGGTCACCCCGCACCACCTGCTGCTCACCGACGAGCTGGTCCGCTCCTACGACCCGGTCTACAAGGTGAACCCGCCGCTGCGCACCGAGGCTGACGTGCTGGCCCTGCGCGAGGCGCTGGCCGACGGCACCATCGACGCGGTCGCCACCGACCACGCGCCGCACCCGTCCGAGGACAAGGACTGCGAGTGGACCGCCGCCGCCATGGGCATGGTCGGCCTGGAGACCGCGCTGTCCGTGGTCCAGCGGACCATGGTCGACACCGGCCTGATGACCTGGGCGGACGTCGCCGAGCGGATGTCGTACCGCCCGGCCGCGATCGGCGGCCTGGCCGGGCACGGCCGCCCCGTCTCGGTGGACGAGCCCGCCAACCTCGTCCTGGTCGACCCCGCGTACCGTGGAACGGTGAATCCCGACGCCTTCGCCACCCGTAGCCGCAACACCCCCTACCTCGGCCTTGAGCTGCCCGGACGCGTGGTCGCCACGTTCCTGCGCGGTCGGCCCACGGTGCTGGACGGTGAGCTCGTATGA
- the carA gene encoding glutamine-hydrolyzing carbamoyl-phosphate synthase small subunit produces the protein MTAPATTPTAKRRERVPAVYVLEDGRVFRGQAYGAIGETFGEAVFNTGMTGYQETLTDPSYHRQVVAMTAPQIGNTGVNDEDRESARIWVAGYVVRDPSRVASNWRSQRSLDEELEQQGIVGISGVDTRALTRHLRERGAMRCGIFSGPAVADDATLLERVRRAPEMAGADLCGEVATDEAYVVPAIGTKRFTVAALDLGIKGMTPHRMAERGIEVHVLPANSTAEDVYAVDPDGVFFSNGPGDPATAEGQVAVLREVLARKTPFFGICFGNQLLGRALGFGTYKLKYGHRGINQPVQDRTTGKVEVTAHNHGFAVDAPLDGESQTPYGRVTVSHVCLNDDVVEGLQCLDQPAFSVQYHPEAAAGPHDAAYLFDRFVTLMEGQRA, from the coding sequence ATGACCGCACCGGCAACCACCCCGACGGCCAAGCGCCGGGAGCGAGTCCCGGCGGTCTACGTCCTGGAAGACGGCCGGGTCTTCCGCGGCCAGGCGTACGGCGCGATCGGTGAGACCTTCGGCGAGGCCGTCTTCAACACCGGCATGACCGGCTACCAGGAGACCCTGACCGACCCCTCGTACCACCGCCAGGTGGTGGCGATGACCGCGCCGCAGATCGGCAACACCGGCGTCAACGACGAGGACCGCGAGTCGGCCCGGATCTGGGTCGCCGGGTACGTGGTGCGCGACCCCTCCCGGGTCGCCTCCAACTGGCGCTCGCAGCGCTCGCTCGACGAGGAGCTGGAGCAGCAGGGCATCGTCGGCATCAGCGGCGTGGACACCCGGGCGCTGACCCGGCACCTGCGCGAACGCGGCGCGATGCGCTGCGGGATCTTCTCCGGCCCGGCGGTCGCGGACGACGCGACGCTGCTGGAGCGGGTCCGCCGGGCCCCGGAGATGGCCGGCGCCGACCTGTGCGGCGAGGTCGCCACCGACGAGGCCTACGTCGTCCCGGCGATCGGTACCAAGCGGTTCACCGTGGCCGCGCTGGACCTCGGGATCAAGGGGATGACCCCGCACCGGATGGCCGAGCGCGGCATCGAGGTGCACGTCCTGCCGGCGAACTCCACCGCCGAGGACGTCTACGCGGTCGACCCGGACGGCGTGTTCTTCTCGAACGGCCCCGGCGACCCGGCCACCGCCGAGGGACAGGTCGCGGTGCTGCGCGAGGTGCTGGCCCGGAAGACCCCGTTCTTCGGGATCTGCTTCGGCAACCAGTTGCTCGGCCGCGCCCTGGGCTTCGGCACCTACAAGCTCAAGTACGGCCACCGCGGCATCAACCAGCCGGTGCAGGACCGCACCACCGGCAAGGTCGAGGTCACCGCGCACAACCACGGCTTCGCCGTGGACGCGCCCCTCGACGGCGAGTCGCAGACCCCCTACGGCCGGGTCACGGTCTCCCACGTCTGCCTGAACGACGACGTGGTCGAGGGCCTCCAGTGCCTCGACCAGCCCGCCTTCAGCGTCCAGTACCACCCGGAGGCGGCGGCCGGTCCGCACGACGCCGCCTACCTCTTCGATCGCTTCGTAACCCTGATGGAGGGCCAGCGTGCCTAA
- the carB gene encoding carbamoyl-phosphate synthase large subunit has product MPKRTDIQSVLVIGSGPIVIGQAAEFDYSGTQACRVLKAEGLRVILVNSNPATIMTDPEIADATYVEPITPEFVEKIIAKERPDVLLPTLGGQTALNTAISLHADGTLAKYDVELIGANVDAINKGEDRQLFKGVVEAVKAKIGYGESARSVICHTMDEVIAGVDTLGGYPVVVRPSFTMGGAGSGFAHGEEDLRRIAGQGLTLSPTTEVLLEESILGWKEYELELMRDRNDNVVVVCSIENFDPMGVHTGDSITVAPSMTLTDREYQRLRDIGIAIIREVGVDTGGCNIQFAVNPEDGRIIVIEMNPRVSRSSALASKATGFPIAKIAAKLAVGYTLDEIPNDITEKTPASFEPTLDYVVVKVPRFAFEKFPSADATLTTTMKSVGEAMALGRNFPEALNKALRSLEKKGSQFFFGKQGTGELGEKAELLAKAAIPTDGRINTVMDAIRAGATAEEVFEATRIDPWFVDQLFLIHEIAEELAEAELLDPELLRHAKRHGFSDQQIGEIRGLSADVVREVRHALGIRPVFKTVDTCAAEFAAKTPYFYSSYDEESEVASRTKPAVLILGSGPNRIGQGIEFDYSCVHASFALHDAGYETVMVNCNPETVSTDYDTSDRLYFEPLTLEDVLEVVHAETLAGPVAGVVVQLGGQTPLGLAQALKDNGVPIVGTQPEAIDLAEERGAFGRVLHEAGLPAPKHGTAFSFEEAKAIADEIGYPVLARPSYVLGGRGMEIVYDEPSLADYLKRHAGLISEHPVLIDRFLDDAIEIDVDALYDGTELYLGGVMEHIEEAGIHSGDSACALPPITLGGYDIKRLRASTEAIAKGVGVRGLINIQFAMAGDILYVLEANPRASRTVPFTSKATAVPLAKAAARISLGTSIAELRAEGMLPAEGDGGTLPIGSPIAVKEAVMPWSRFRDIHGRGVDTVLGPEMRSTGEVMGFDVNFGTAYAKSQAGAYGALPVKGRVFVSVANRDKRNLVFPTRALVSLGFEVLATSGTAEVLRRNGIDATVVRKHSDGPGADGERTVVQLIHDGEVDLIINTPYGTGSRLDGYEIRTAAVARSVPCLTTVQAMGAAVQGIDALIRGDVGVRSLQEHAALLNASR; this is encoded by the coding sequence GTGCCTAAGCGCACTGACATCCAGTCCGTTCTCGTCATCGGTTCCGGTCCGATCGTCATCGGCCAGGCGGCCGAGTTCGACTACTCGGGCACCCAGGCCTGCCGGGTGCTCAAGGCCGAGGGCTTGCGGGTGATCCTGGTCAACTCGAACCCGGCCACGATCATGACCGACCCGGAGATCGCCGACGCCACCTACGTCGAGCCGATCACCCCGGAGTTCGTCGAGAAGATCATCGCCAAGGAGCGCCCCGACGTCCTGCTGCCCACCCTGGGCGGGCAGACCGCGCTGAACACCGCGATCTCGCTGCACGCCGACGGCACCCTGGCGAAGTACGACGTCGAGCTGATCGGCGCCAACGTCGATGCCATCAACAAGGGCGAGGACCGGCAGCTGTTCAAGGGCGTGGTCGAGGCGGTCAAGGCCAAGATCGGCTACGGCGAGTCCGCCCGCTCGGTGATCTGCCACACCATGGACGAGGTCATCGCCGGGGTGGACACCCTCGGCGGCTACCCGGTCGTGGTCCGCCCCTCCTTCACCATGGGCGGCGCCGGTTCCGGCTTCGCCCACGGTGAGGAGGACCTGCGCCGGATCGCCGGTCAGGGGCTGACCCTGTCGCCGACCACCGAGGTCCTCCTGGAGGAGTCCATCCTCGGCTGGAAGGAGTACGAGCTGGAGCTGATGCGCGACCGCAACGACAACGTCGTGGTCGTCTGCTCCATCGAGAACTTCGACCCGATGGGCGTGCACACCGGCGACTCGATCACCGTCGCCCCGTCGATGACGCTGACCGACCGCGAGTACCAGCGGCTGCGTGACATCGGCATCGCGATCATCCGCGAGGTCGGCGTGGACACCGGCGGCTGCAACATCCAGTTCGCGGTGAACCCCGAGGACGGCCGGATCATCGTCATCGAGATGAACCCCCGGGTCTCCCGCTCCTCGGCGCTGGCGTCCAAGGCCACCGGCTTCCCGATCGCGAAGATCGCGGCCAAGCTCGCCGTCGGCTACACCCTGGACGAGATCCCCAACGACATCACCGAGAAGACCCCGGCGTCGTTCGAGCCGACCCTCGACTACGTCGTGGTCAAGGTCCCGCGCTTCGCCTTCGAGAAGTTCCCCTCCGCCGACGCCACCCTCACCACCACCATGAAGTCGGTGGGCGAGGCCATGGCCCTGGGCCGGAACTTCCCCGAGGCGCTGAACAAGGCACTGCGCTCGCTGGAGAAGAAGGGCTCGCAGTTCTTCTTCGGCAAGCAGGGCACCGGCGAGCTCGGCGAGAAGGCGGAGCTGCTGGCCAAGGCCGCGATCCCGACCGACGGCCGGATCAACACGGTGATGGACGCGATCCGCGCCGGGGCCACCGCCGAGGAGGTCTTCGAGGCCACCCGGATCGACCCCTGGTTCGTGGACCAGCTGTTCCTGATCCACGAGATCGCCGAGGAGCTGGCCGAGGCCGAGCTGCTCGACCCGGAGCTGCTGCGGCACGCCAAGCGGCACGGCTTCTCGGACCAGCAGATCGGCGAGATCCGCGGCCTGTCGGCCGACGTGGTCCGCGAGGTCCGGCACGCGCTGGGCATCCGCCCGGTGTTCAAGACGGTCGACACCTGCGCCGCCGAGTTCGCCGCGAAGACCCCGTACTTCTACTCGTCCTACGACGAGGAGAGCGAGGTCGCGTCGCGCACCAAGCCCGCCGTGCTGATCCTGGGCTCCGGGCCGAACCGCATCGGCCAGGGCATCGAGTTCGACTACTCCTGTGTGCACGCCTCCTTCGCGCTGCACGACGCCGGGTACGAGACGGTGATGGTCAACTGCAACCCGGAGACCGTCTCCACCGACTACGACACCTCCGACCGGCTCTACTTCGAGCCGCTGACGCTGGAGGACGTGCTGGAGGTCGTCCACGCGGAGACCCTGGCCGGTCCGGTCGCGGGCGTCGTGGTGCAGCTCGGCGGGCAGACCCCGCTGGGCCTGGCGCAGGCGCTCAAGGACAACGGTGTGCCGATCGTCGGCACCCAGCCCGAGGCCATCGACCTGGCCGAGGAGCGCGGCGCCTTCGGCCGGGTGCTGCACGAGGCCGGGCTGCCCGCGCCCAAGCACGGCACCGCCTTCTCCTTCGAGGAGGCCAAGGCCATCGCCGACGAGATCGGCTACCCGGTGCTCGCCCGCCCGTCGTACGTGCTGGGCGGACGCGGCATGGAGATCGTCTACGACGAGCCCTCGCTGGCCGACTACCTGAAGCGCCACGCCGGGCTGATCTCCGAGCACCCGGTGCTGATCGACCGGTTCCTCGACGACGCCATCGAGATCGACGTGGACGCCCTCTACGACGGCACCGAGCTCTACCTCGGCGGCGTCATGGAGCACATCGAGGAGGCCGGGATCCACTCCGGCGACTCCGCCTGCGCGCTGCCGCCGATCACCCTCGGCGGCTACGACATCAAGCGGCTGCGGGCCTCCACCGAGGCCATCGCCAAGGGCGTCGGGGTGCGCGGACTGATCAACATCCAGTTCGCCATGGCCGGGGACATCCTCTACGTGCTGGAGGCCAACCCGCGCGCCTCGCGGACCGTCCCGTTCACCTCCAAGGCCACCGCCGTGCCGCTGGCCAAGGCGGCGGCCCGGATCTCGCTCGGCACCAGCATCGCCGAGCTGCGGGCCGAGGGCATGCTCCCGGCCGAGGGCGACGGCGGCACGCTGCCGATCGGCTCGCCGATCGCGGTCAAGGAGGCGGTGATGCCCTGGAGCCGCTTCCGCGACATCCACGGCCGCGGCGTCGACACCGTGCTCGGCCCGGAGATGCGCTCCACCGGCGAGGTCATGGGCTTCGACGTCAACTTCGGCACCGCCTACGCCAAGTCCCAGGCCGGGGCCTACGGCGCGCTCCCGGTCAAGGGCCGGGTGTTCGTCTCGGTGGCCAACCGCGACAAGCGCAACCTGGTCTTCCCGACCCGCGCCCTGGTCAGCCTCGGCTTCGAGGTGCTGGCCACCTCCGGCACCGCCGAGGTGCTGCGCCGCAACGGCATCGACGCCACGGTGGTGCGCAAGCACAGCGACGGCCCCGGCGCCGACGGCGAGCGGACCGTGGTCCAGCTGATCCACGACGGAGAGGTGGACCTGATCATCAACACCCCCTACGGCACCGGCAGCCGACTGGACGGGTACGAGATCCGCACCGCCGCGGTGGCCCGCTCGGTGCCGTGCCTGACCACCGTCCAGGCCATGGGCGCGGCGGTGCAGGGCATCGACGCGCTGATCCGCGGCGACGTCGGCGTGCGCTCGCTGCAGGAGCACGCGGCGCTGCTCAACGCCTCGCGCTGA
- a CDS encoding quinone-dependent dihydroorotate dehydrogenase, translating into MYRMLFNLVFRRMDPEKAHHLAFFWIRLAAAVPGLRTLVAAVLAPRDPALRTRALGLDLPGPFGLAAGFDKNAVGIDGLAMLGFDYVEIGTVTAEPQPGNPAPRLFRLIEDRALINRMGFNNEGSAAVAARLAARRDRRTVVGVNIGKTKVVPEAEAVADYIASTERLARHADYFVVNVSSPNTPGLRNLQAVDQLRPLLSAVRRTLDQASPQRHVPLLVKIAPDLADADIDQVADLALELSLDGIIATNTTIGRDGLRTDPAKVAAAGAGGLSGAPLKARALEVLGRIHSRTGDRLTLVSVGGIETADDVWQRILAGATLVQGYSAFIYEGPFWCRRLHKGLAARLRASGHGTLGEAVGASTRG; encoded by the coding sequence TTGTACCGCATGCTGTTCAACCTCGTCTTCCGGCGGATGGACCCGGAGAAGGCGCACCACCTGGCCTTCTTCTGGATCCGGCTGGCCGCCGCCGTGCCCGGGCTGCGCACCCTGGTGGCGGCGGTGCTGGCCCCGAGGGACCCGGCGCTGCGGACCCGGGCCCTGGGCCTGGACCTGCCCGGACCCTTCGGGCTCGCGGCCGGCTTCGACAAGAACGCCGTCGGCATCGACGGCCTGGCCATGCTCGGCTTCGACTACGTCGAGATCGGCACCGTCACCGCCGAGCCGCAGCCCGGCAACCCGGCCCCCCGGCTGTTCCGGCTGATCGAGGACCGGGCGCTGATCAACCGGATGGGCTTCAACAACGAGGGCTCGGCCGCCGTCGCCGCCCGGCTGGCCGCCCGCCGGGACCGGCGGACCGTGGTCGGCGTCAACATCGGCAAGACCAAGGTCGTCCCCGAGGCCGAGGCGGTCGCCGACTACATCGCCAGTACCGAGCGGCTGGCCCGGCACGCCGACTACTTCGTGGTCAACGTCAGCTCGCCGAACACCCCCGGGCTGCGCAACCTGCAGGCCGTGGACCAGCTCCGGCCGCTGCTCAGCGCCGTCCGCCGGACCCTGGACCAGGCCAGCCCGCAGCGGCACGTGCCGCTGCTGGTGAAGATCGCGCCGGACCTGGCGGACGCGGACATCGACCAGGTCGCCGACCTGGCGCTGGAGCTGAGCCTGGACGGCATCATCGCCACCAACACCACCATCGGCCGCGACGGCCTGCGCACCGACCCGGCGAAGGTCGCCGCGGCCGGGGCGGGCGGCCTCTCCGGGGCGCCGCTGAAGGCCCGCGCGCTGGAGGTGCTGGGGCGGATCCACAGCCGTACCGGCGACCGGCTCACCCTGGTCTCGGTCGGCGGCATCGAGACCGCGGACGACGTCTGGCAGCGGATCCTGGCCGGGGCGACCCTGGTCCAGGGCTACAGCGCGTTCATCTACGAGGGACCGTTCTGGTGCCGCCGACTGCACAAGGGGCTGGCGGCCCGGCTGCGGGCGAGCGGTCATGGCACCCTGGGCGAAGCAGTCGGCGCGTCCACGAGAGGGTGA